The following are encoded together in the Thermococcus sibiricus MM 739 genome:
- a CDS encoding Maf-like protein, which yields MKLILASQSPRRREILGRFFRDFDVIPSQISEESNFQDSIAHVIEVARKKAWDVYKEHDGTVIGADTVVTLDGKILGKPKTPEEAKQMLGLLSGKVHEVITGYCIIHEGKEILGHEVTKVKFRELDKDEIEWYVSTGESLDKAGAYGIQGKGGVLVEWIKGDYYNVIGFPMKIIVELERLGFSFS from the coding sequence ATGAAGCTTATACTCGCCTCTCAAAGTCCAAGAAGAAGGGAGATTCTTGGAAGGTTCTTCCGAGACTTTGATGTAATCCCAAGTCAGATTAGTGAAGAATCTAACTTTCAAGATTCTATAGCGCATGTAATCGAAGTTGCGAGAAAGAAAGCTTGGGATGTTTATAAAGAACATGATGGCACTGTTATAGGAGCCGATACAGTAGTAACGCTCGATGGCAAAATATTGGGTAAACCAAAAACTCCAGAAGAAGCTAAACAAATGCTTGGGCTTCTCAGTGGGAAAGTCCACGAAGTAATAACCGGGTATTGTATAATACACGAAGGAAAGGAAATCTTAGGACATGAAGTTACCAAAGTAAAGTTCAGGGAACTTGATAAAGATGAAATAGAGTGGTATGTCTCTACGGGAGAATCTCTCGACAAAGCAGGGGCTTATGGAATTCAAGGCAAAGGTGGGGTTTTAGTCGAGTGGATAAAAGGGGATTACTATAATGTCATTGGATTCCCAATGAAGATAATTGTGGAACTTGAGAGGCTTGGGTTTAGTTTTTCATAA
- the serS gene encoding serine--tRNA ligase translates to MIDIKLIRENPDLIKGDLIKRGELEKLRWIDEILELDKKWRENLKEINNLRRERNKLAIEIGKRKKSGEAIDELIKKSDNIAKRIEEIEKENNIIREKIDYYLWRLPNITHESVPIGKDDTENVPIRFWGKARVWEGHLETFLEQSQGKMKYETITWKPELHADLLPKIGGADLERAAKVSGARFFYLLNELVILDLSLIRFALDKLIEKGFIPVIPPYMVRKYVEEGVTSFGDFEDVIYKIEGEDLYLIPTSEHPLAGMHSNEILDGHNLPILYAGVSPCFRKEAGTAGKDTKGIFRVHQFHKVEQFVYARPEESWEWHEKLLQNAEEIFQALEIPYRIVNICTGDLGYAAAKKYDIEAWMSAQGKFREVVSCSNCTEWQARRLNIRFRDKPNEKPRFVHTLNSTAIATSRAIVAIIENFQEEDGTVKIPKALWPYTGFKEILPVDKREKCCQS, encoded by the coding sequence ATGATTGACATAAAGCTCATTCGTGAAAATCCCGATCTCATAAAAGGGGATCTTATAAAGCGTGGAGAGCTTGAGAAGCTCCGATGGATTGATGAAATCCTTGAGCTAGATAAAAAATGGAGAGAAAACCTAAAAGAGATCAATAATCTCCGAAGAGAACGTAATAAACTAGCTATTGAAATAGGTAAGAGAAAGAAAAGCGGAGAAGCTATAGATGAGCTCATAAAAAAGAGCGATAATATTGCAAAGCGCATCGAAGAGATTGAAAAAGAGAACAATATTATTAGGGAGAAAATTGATTATTACCTATGGCGACTTCCAAACATAACTCATGAAAGCGTTCCAATTGGAAAAGATGATACCGAAAATGTTCCAATTCGCTTCTGGGGTAAAGCAAGGGTTTGGGAAGGGCATTTAGAAACTTTTCTAGAGCAAAGCCAGGGAAAAATGAAATATGAAACTATCACCTGGAAACCTGAACTCCATGCAGATTTATTGCCTAAAATCGGTGGCGCCGATCTAGAAAGAGCTGCAAAAGTTAGTGGTGCAAGATTCTTCTATCTATTAAACGAGCTAGTTATTTTAGACCTTTCACTAATAAGATTTGCATTAGATAAACTCATAGAAAAAGGTTTTATCCCGGTGATCCCCCCATATATGGTGAGAAAGTATGTGGAAGAGGGAGTCACCAGTTTCGGGGACTTTGAAGATGTCATATACAAAATCGAAGGGGAGGATTTATACCTAATTCCCACTTCAGAACATCCCCTTGCAGGAATGCATTCAAACGAGATTCTCGATGGACACAACTTGCCTATTCTTTATGCTGGCGTAAGCCCTTGCTTTAGAAAAGAAGCTGGGACTGCAGGAAAAGACACTAAAGGGATCTTCAGAGTGCACCAATTCCATAAGGTGGAACAATTTGTGTATGCAAGGCCGGAAGAAAGCTGGGAATGGCATGAAAAACTTCTCCAAAATGCGGAAGAGATATTCCAAGCCCTTGAAATCCCATACAGGATTGTAAACATATGCACCGGAGATTTAGGGTACGCTGCAGCCAAAAAGTATGACATTGAAGCATGGATGAGTGCACAGGGTAAATTTAGAGAAGTGGTAAGCTGCTCAAATTGCACTGAATGGCAGGCCAGAAGATTGAACATAAGGTTTAGAGACAAACCGAATGAGAAACCTCGCTTTGTTCACACTCTCAACTCAACAGCAATAGCAACTTCAAGGGCAATAGTGGCGATTATAGAAAACTTTCAAGAAGAGGACGGGACTGTTAAAATACCAAAGGCTCTCTGGCCATACACTGGCTTTAAAGAGATTTTACCAGTTGACAAAAGAGAAAAGTGTTGCCAAAGCTAG
- a CDS encoding PINc/VapC family ATPase codes for MKVFVVDTSVIVDGRLTQYLDGINEKVKVVIPEAVVAEIEHQANEGKAIGHTGLEELKKLRNLAENERILLEFYGERPDLWQIRRAKSGEIDHIIREVARELNATLITGDQVQRDVAIAKGVEVIYLEAKKEIKHRLEDFFDEYTMSVHLKGGIMPLAKKGKPGQWRLVPIRDEALVDEELEKIADDIVERARRDPESFIELDEPGATVVQLRNYRIVIAKPPFADRIEITAVRPITKLSIEDYDLPEKLLERLTDKAEGIIIAGAPGEGKTTFAQALAEYYASTGKIVKTMEKPRDLQVSEEITQYTALGGRMEKTGDVLLLVRPDYTIFDEMRKTSDFKIYADLRLAGVGMVGVVHATKPIDAVQRFIGRVELGMIPQIVDTVIFIKAGNVDKVLTLEYKVKVPTGMTEEDLARPVIEVRDFMTDELEYEIYTYGEEISVVPVKKKEKPPAMKLAEKRLKQEIKKFLPDVYAEVELASPHKAIIYADEFDIPTIIGKKGKRITEIEKKLGISIDVRSFDEKMAEMPTERISVQIEEKKKQIVLTVSPDFAKKPLKFFADEQYIFTATPSRKGLVKVNKNTPIGRELKRVLEAGIEIWASP; via the coding sequence ATGAAAGTATTTGTTGTTGATACGAGTGTAATAGTGGATGGGAGGCTAACACAGTATTTAGATGGAATTAATGAGAAAGTTAAGGTGGTTATTCCAGAAGCTGTTGTGGCTGAAATAGAACATCAGGCTAATGAGGGGAAGGCTATTGGTCATACTGGATTAGAGGAATTAAAAAAGCTTAGAAATTTAGCTGAAAATGAGAGAATTCTTCTGGAATTTTATGGCGAGAGACCAGACCTCTGGCAAATCAGGAGAGCAAAATCGGGAGAAATTGACCATATAATAAGAGAAGTAGCCAGAGAACTAAATGCTACTCTCATAACAGGTGATCAAGTACAGAGGGATGTTGCAATAGCGAAGGGCGTTGAGGTAATTTATCTTGAAGCTAAAAAAGAGATAAAACACCGTCTTGAAGACTTTTTCGATGAGTATACTATGAGTGTCCATCTAAAGGGAGGTATAATGCCATTAGCCAAAAAAGGAAAACCTGGTCAGTGGAGGCTTGTCCCTATTAGAGATGAGGCGCTTGTGGATGAGGAACTTGAGAAAATTGCTGATGATATTGTTGAAAGAGCTAGGAGAGATCCGGAGTCATTTATAGAGCTTGATGAACCGGGGGCAACAGTGGTGCAGTTAAGGAATTACCGCATAGTCATAGCAAAACCTCCATTTGCTGATAGGATAGAAATTACTGCAGTCAGGCCAATAACCAAGCTGAGTATTGAAGATTATGACCTCCCAGAAAAACTTTTGGAACGCTTAACCGACAAAGCAGAGGGGATAATAATAGCGGGTGCTCCTGGAGAAGGAAAGACAACTTTTGCACAGGCTTTAGCTGAATACTACGCTTCTACGGGCAAGATCGTCAAAACCATGGAAAAGCCACGAGACCTCCAAGTAAGTGAGGAAATAACTCAGTATACTGCACTTGGTGGGAGAATGGAAAAAACAGGGGATGTACTCCTCCTTGTAAGGCCAGATTATACGATATTCGATGAAATGAGAAAAACAAGCGACTTTAAGATTTACGCTGATCTAAGGTTGGCCGGGGTAGGAATGGTAGGTGTTGTACATGCTACAAAGCCTATAGACGCTGTCCAGAGGTTCATTGGGAGAGTAGAGCTTGGAATGATCCCACAAATAGTTGATACAGTGATATTCATCAAGGCTGGAAATGTAGATAAAGTTCTTACTTTGGAGTATAAGGTTAAAGTCCCCACGGGGATGACGGAGGAAGATTTGGCAAGACCTGTGATTGAAGTCAGAGATTTCATGACCGATGAGCTTGAATATGAGATATACACCTACGGTGAAGAGATAAGTGTTGTCCCAGTTAAGAAAAAAGAAAAACCGCCTGCAATGAAATTAGCTGAAAAGCGACTTAAACAGGAAATCAAAAAATTCCTTCCAGATGTTTATGCGGAGGTAGAACTTGCAAGCCCGCATAAAGCTATAATATATGCAGATGAATTTGATATCCCAACGATTATCGGTAAAAAAGGAAAGAGAATAACAGAGATAGAGAAAAAGCTCGGTATAAGCATTGATGTCAGAAGTTTCGATGAAAAAATGGCTGAAATGCCAACAGAGAGAATATCAGTTCAAATAGAAGAAAAGAAAAAGCAAATAGTGCTTACAGTCTCACCAGATTTTGCAAAGAAGCCTCTTAAGTTCTTTGCAGATGAACAGTACATCTTTACTGCAACCCCATCTAGAAAGGGTCTAGTTAAGGTTAATAAGAATACCCCTATTGGTAGGGAGCTTAAAAGGGTTTTAGAAGCCGGAATAGAGATTTGGGCCTCTCCTTGA
- a CDS encoding ribonuclease P protein component 4 has protein sequence MSKKFSRRKEQREKKKIALERIDILFNLAERVFAYDKELANRYVEIALAVQQKAKVRMPRKWKRRYCKKCHSFLVPGVNARVRLRQKRMPHVVIKCLECGHIMRYPYLREKKERRKAKKQ, from the coding sequence ATGTCAAAAAAGTTCTCTAGACGAAAAGAGCAACGTGAGAAGAAAAAAATTGCCTTGGAGCGAATAGATATCCTTTTTAATTTAGCAGAGAGAGTTTTTGCTTATGATAAAGAGCTTGCCAATAGATATGTTGAAATAGCACTGGCTGTGCAACAAAAGGCCAAGGTAAGAATGCCCAGAAAATGGAAGAGAAGATATTGTAAAAAGTGTCACTCTTTTCTTGTTCCTGGTGTTAATGCTAGAGTTAGACTAAGACAGAAAAGGATGCCTCATGTGGTTATAAAGTGCCTCGAATGTGGGCATATCATGCGGTATCCGTACCTAAGGGAGAAGAAAGAGAGGAGAAAGGCCAAAAAACAATAA
- the asnB gene encoding asparagine synthase (glutamine-hydrolyzing) yields the protein MCLIAGGRDKNIKSKLITMIKSGQHRGRDSFGVWTNRGILKSEDFSEVNEIPDGDIGLLQCRLAMTGSKSFTQPFYNEFILIHNGEIYNHKQMRGFLESKGVEFESDVDTEVILRFLEFLIEMNKPISQAVSELMIALNGDYAVAFSDKENIYLFRDPMGIRPLYYSPNGFFASEKKVLWKIGETAIPVNPGTLIKISANKIEAFELLSPLELKGKLFNHEKAKLGIQKGLDYSTKLRSSKRVRVLFSGGLDSSLIALLAKKYSKEVILYTAGAEGSPDLEWARKVSEQLDLTLKEYVFDLEEVKEALYPVMFAIEEPNAMNLAIGIPMYFATKLAAEDRIKILLSGQGADELFGGYAKYITNPSLMEKDLIKMGEKNLARDDKIAMLNGVEGRFPFLDLNLVRAGLRVPKKYKINNGTRKAILREVALELGLPKEVAYREKKACQYGTNAQKLLTKIAKQEGFKLSQFAEKLFKEVFEQR from the coding sequence ATGTGCCTAATAGCGGGAGGACGAGACAAAAATATAAAATCCAAATTAATAACGATGATAAAATCAGGCCAACATAGAGGAAGAGATTCCTTTGGGGTTTGGACTAATAGAGGAATATTAAAAAGTGAAGACTTTTCTGAAGTGAATGAAATACCCGACGGAGATATTGGGCTATTGCAGTGTCGTCTTGCTATGACTGGCTCGAAATCCTTCACTCAACCTTTTTACAATGAATTTATCCTGATCCATAATGGCGAAATCTACAATCACAAACAGATGAGAGGATTTCTGGAAAGTAAGGGAGTTGAATTTGAAAGCGATGTGGATACTGAGGTGATTTTACGTTTCTTAGAGTTTTTGATTGAGATGAATAAACCCATATCTCAAGCCGTAAGTGAATTAATGATAGCTCTTAACGGTGACTATGCAGTTGCCTTTTCCGATAAGGAAAATATTTACCTCTTCAGAGATCCAATGGGAATTAGGCCATTATATTATTCCCCAAACGGTTTTTTTGCCTCTGAAAAGAAAGTATTATGGAAAATAGGAGAAACCGCAATTCCCGTAAACCCCGGCACACTTATAAAAATTTCTGCAAACAAAATCGAGGCTTTTGAGCTTTTAAGTCCTTTAGAACTAAAAGGAAAATTATTCAATCATGAAAAAGCCAAACTAGGCATCCAAAAGGGCTTAGATTATTCCACGAAGCTAAGAAGTAGTAAAAGGGTGAGAGTACTATTTTCTGGAGGCCTGGATAGTTCCTTAATTGCCCTCCTCGCGAAAAAGTATTCAAAGGAAGTTATACTTTACACTGCGGGGGCTGAGGGAAGTCCTGACTTAGAATGGGCTAGAAAAGTTAGTGAGCAACTGGACTTAACACTAAAAGAATATGTATTTGATCTAGAGGAGGTAAAAGAAGCTCTTTATCCTGTTATGTTCGCAATAGAAGAACCAAATGCCATGAACCTTGCAATAGGAATCCCAATGTATTTTGCAACAAAACTTGCAGCTGAAGATAGGATAAAAATTCTTCTAAGTGGCCAAGGGGCCGATGAACTTTTTGGTGGATATGCGAAATATATCACTAACCCTTCACTTATGGAAAAAGATCTAATTAAGATGGGGGAGAAAAACCTTGCGAGAGATGATAAGATTGCCATGCTTAATGGTGTAGAAGGGAGATTTCCTTTCTTGGACCTTAACTTAGTTAGAGCCGGCCTCAGAGTGCCTAAGAAATATAAAATCAACAATGGAACCAGAAAAGCAATTTTAAGAGAAGTTGCTCTTGAACTTGGCCTTCCCAAAGAAGTTGCATACAGGGAGAAAAAGGCCTGCCAATATGGCACTAATGCCCAAAAACTCCTCACAAAAATTGCTAAACAAGAAGGGTTCAAACTTTCCCAATTTGCTGAAAAGCTTTTTAAAGAAGTATTTGAACAAAGATAA
- a CDS encoding PHP domain-containing protein codes for MDLHTHTRFSDGIGDIRDNIAEAERKGLRIVGISDHIHFFTPHVLNSYLSLINQAKKDSETIVLAGMEANILPEGVDITDDLRKRLDYVIASVHMYFNPGSHHKYLELVKTAIQDENVDIIGHFGNVFSYIGHPSIKDYKEIIDLAEEYGKGFEISTRYRVPELDFIKFCIKRGVKLVFGSDAHQPKDVGNINWGLKAFKRAGGKKEDLIFSELL; via the coding sequence ATGGACCTTCACACCCATACCCGATTTTCCGATGGAATTGGAGATATAAGGGACAACATTGCCGAGGCAGAGAGAAAAGGCCTAAGAATAGTAGGTATAAGCGACCATATCCACTTTTTTACTCCTCATGTTTTGAACTCATACCTTTCTTTAATAAACCAAGCCAAAAAGGACAGTGAAACAATTGTACTGGCAGGCATGGAGGCTAACATCCTCCCAGAAGGGGTGGATATTACCGATGACCTGCGGAAAAGGCTCGACTATGTAATAGCCTCAGTTCATATGTATTTTAATCCCGGGAGTCATCATAAATACCTAGAGCTTGTGAAGACAGCTATCCAAGATGAAAACGTTGATATAATCGGCCACTTTGGAAATGTTTTCTCGTATATTGGGCATCCTTCGATAAAAGATTACAAAGAAATAATCGACCTTGCTGAAGAGTATGGGAAGGGTTTTGAGATAAGCACGCGTTATAGGGTTCCCGAGTTAGATTTTATAAAGTTCTGCATAAAAAGAGGAGTAAAACTCGTTTTTGGAAGCGATGCTCATCAACCTAAAGATGTCGGAAACATCAATTGGGGCCTGAAGGCCTTTAAACGGGCCGGAGGCAAAAAGGAGGACTTAATATTTTCTGAACTTTTATGA
- the mce gene encoding methylmalonyl-CoA epimerase, giving the protein MIKKVDHIGIAVRDLEEAIKIWESLGLKVEEIEEVPDQKVRTAIFHAGETRIELLEGTTEDSPVSKFVEKRGEGIHHIALGVDNIEEHLQKLKENGFRLIDVTPRIGVGGAKIAFVHPKSVGGVLLELCEREE; this is encoded by the coding sequence ATGATAAAGAAAGTTGACCACATTGGTATTGCTGTTAGGGATCTTGAAGAGGCCATTAAGATTTGGGAAAGCCTTGGGTTAAAAGTTGAGGAAATTGAAGAGGTACCGGATCAAAAGGTTAGAACTGCAATATTCCACGCTGGTGAAACGAGGATTGAGCTTTTAGAGGGGACGACAGAAGATTCACCTGTATCAAAATTTGTAGAGAAGAGAGGAGAGGGAATTCATCACATAGCTCTTGGTGTTGATAATATTGAAGAACACTTACAAAAACTAAAAGAAAATGGCTTTAGGTTAATTGATGTGACACCTAGAATAGGTGTCGGTGGGGCAAAAATAGCTTTTGTACATCCAAAAAGTGTTGGTGGAGTTCTCTTAGAACTATGTGAAAGAGAAGAATGA
- the minD gene encoding cell division ATPase MinD: protein MRRIIAVASGKGGTGKTTLVCNLSIALGLLGKKVCAVDADLTMANLTLYFRLEDTSKTLHDALMGEIEINEAIHTTRYEFVYLIPGALDWEHVAKADPRNFPEIIPKIKDDFDYVIIDCPAGLQMDALSVIFGGEEIVLVTNPDITSIGDAMKVGAILKKAGKKVLGFIFNRYESQKNGISPELTEDLMEFPLLGVIPEDSTVREATLEGVPVVIYNPKAKASQAIIELAQRFERGE from the coding sequence ATGAGAAGAATTATTGCAGTAGCCTCCGGTAAAGGTGGAACAGGAAAAACAACATTAGTATGCAATTTATCGATAGCTTTGGGCCTATTGGGAAAAAAAGTCTGTGCTGTGGATGCAGATTTGACCATGGCAAATCTAACCTTATATTTTCGCTTAGAGGACACAAGCAAGACTCTTCATGATGCTTTAATGGGAGAGATAGAGATTAATGAGGCAATTCACACTACCAGATATGAATTCGTGTATTTAATTCCTGGAGCCCTTGACTGGGAACACGTGGCCAAAGCTGATCCTCGAAACTTCCCTGAAATCATTCCTAAAATAAAAGATGATTTTGACTATGTAATCATAGACTGCCCTGCAGGATTGCAAATGGATGCTTTGAGTGTTATATTTGGCGGGGAAGAGATAGTGCTAGTAACAAATCCAGATATAACCAGTATAGGCGATGCAATGAAAGTGGGAGCGATCCTAAAGAAAGCCGGCAAAAAAGTTTTGGGATTTATTTTCAACCGTTATGAATCACAAAAAAATGGTATCTCTCCCGAGTTAACAGAAGATCTAATGGAGTTTCCCCTTTTAGGAGTTATTCCAGAGGACTCAACAGTTAGAGAAGCAACTCTAGAGGGAGTACCAGTTGTAATATATAACCCAAAAGCAAAAGCAAGTCAAGCAATAATTGAGCTTGCACAAAGATTTGAAAGAGGAGAATGA
- a CDS encoding cell wall-binding repeat-containing protein, with the protein MMEKKVLVWLFSALLLGSIIPLSQAQSTSIVILVSDNEADSALAEELATLLNASVVVTTWGVYDPNVTAEIMIYGPDKVIIIGGPDAVPRDYETDLKELGIIYVRWYGGDRYRTNLDVIQNALEEYPELFENVKIIIAHGRDLGAIKLAKGIEGKKFIIYVDNNLTNTTEVLGTLVKTRNVIILKSQLMNNGTAERIRERIRERVRDGNITEENLEVTPEMAWQAIEFAINRTETAKEMLDNLTIPAATKLLELAEEKIQIANESYNEGNYGKAYGQAIAAKAHAEAIIKLASKEWKNVLHARVNTQLEREIHKLEVKIKVLEKAGIDVTEIKTRLESAKNAIQSADYETAKELIEEAKNMLRDAFIQGRGKIRGMNLPGGTGRGRP; encoded by the coding sequence ATGATGGAGAAAAAAGTATTAGTATGGCTGTTTAGTGCTTTGCTTTTAGGTAGTATAATACCATTATCACAGGCACAGAGCACTTCAATAGTAATCTTGGTAAGTGACAACGAAGCAGATTCAGCGCTTGCAGAGGAACTTGCCACCTTGCTGAATGCAAGCGTAGTAGTAACAACGTGGGGAGTTTACGACCCCAATGTAACTGCAGAAATAATGATTTACGGTCCAGATAAAGTCATAATCATAGGCGGCCCTGATGCTGTTCCAAGAGATTACGAAACTGACTTGAAAGAGCTAGGAATCATTTATGTAAGATGGTATGGTGGGGACAGGTATAGGACTAACCTTGATGTCATCCAAAACGCATTGGAAGAGTACCCAGAACTCTTTGAAAACGTTAAAATAATTATTGCACATGGAAGAGATTTAGGAGCAATCAAACTGGCAAAGGGCATAGAAGGAAAGAAGTTCATCATATACGTGGACAACAACCTGACGAACACAACTGAAGTACTCGGAACTCTGGTCAAAACCAGGAACGTTATAATACTCAAGAGCCAATTAATGAACAATGGGACTGCCGAAAGGATAAGGGAGCGCATTAGAGAAAGGGTCAGGGACGGAAACATTACTGAAGAGAACTTAGAAGTAACACCAGAAATGGCGTGGCAAGCAATAGAATTTGCGATCAACAGGACAGAAACTGCAAAAGAAATGCTTGACAACCTAACCATTCCTGCTGCAACAAAGCTTTTAGAACTCGCAGAAGAGAAAATACAAATAGCCAACGAAAGTTACAATGAAGGTAACTACGGAAAAGCCTACGGACAGGCAATAGCTGCAAAAGCCCATGCAGAAGCAATAATCAAACTGGCCAGTAAAGAATGGAAGAACGTTTTGCATGCTAGAGTAAACACTCAACTTGAAAGAGAAATCCACAAACTCGAGGTTAAAATCAAAGTCCTTGAAAAAGCTGGAATAGATGTAACTGAAATAAAAACCAGATTAGAAAGTGCAAAAAACGCAATCCAAAGCGCAGACTATGAAACAGCCAAGGAACTCATTGAAGAAGCCAAGAATATGCTCAGGGATGCATTCATACAGGGAAGGGGAAAGATAAGAGGGATGAACCTACCCGGTGGAACGGGTAGAGGCCGACCATAG
- a CDS encoding cobalamin B12-binding domain-containing protein, with product MVKRSKVRVLIAKPGLDGHDRGAKVIARALRDAGFEVIYTGIRQTPEQIAESVVQEDIDVLGLSILSGAHMVLIPKILKLLEEKGIKANEDVLVLAGGIIPPDDAQELEKMGVGRVFGPGSPIEEIIGFIDENVPKLKKFREES from the coding sequence ATGGTTAAGCGCTCAAAGGTTAGAGTTCTAATAGCCAAACCGGGATTAGATGGTCATGATAGAGGAGCAAAAGTTATAGCAAGGGCCCTTAGAGACGCTGGCTTTGAAGTTATCTATACAGGGATACGACAAACTCCAGAACAGATTGCAGAGTCCGTGGTTCAGGAGGATATAGATGTTCTGGGTCTTAGTATTCTGTCTGGAGCTCACATGGTTCTCATACCCAAGATCCTTAAGCTTTTGGAAGAAAAAGGGATAAAAGCTAATGAAGATGTTCTTGTCCTTGCAGGAGGCATAATACCACCAGATGATGCTCAAGAACTAGAAAAAATGGGTGTTGGTAGAGTTTTTGGCCCCGGAAGTCCAATTGAGGAAATTATAGGATTTATTGATGAAAACGTGCCGAAGTTGAAGAAGTTCAGAGAGGAAAGCTAA
- the meaB gene encoding methylmalonyl Co-A mutase-associated GTPase MeaB produces MIDDLIERMFKGDKRATARLITLVENDEEKAREIVKKIYSKTGRAYIIGITGPPGSGKSTLVDKLIKKARDEGNIVGVIAIDPTSPFTGGALLGDRIRMQRHSTDPGVFIRSMATRGSLGGLAKATNDAIKILDAYGCDIIFVETVGVGQIEVDIVKTADTVVLVTVPGLGDDIQAIKAGLMEIADIFVVNKADKEGAEATMFELELMLDLEKDKWQKSGWRPPVVSTIAFTNKGVDELWGAINEHREFLLNSGKIEEKRKFRVGEEIKAIVSSKIARKIGEKMGEDDIAVLIEMIAKREIDPYSAADLVLEKALGVKV; encoded by the coding sequence ATGATAGATGACTTAATTGAAAGAATGTTTAAAGGGGACAAAAGAGCAACTGCAAGACTAATTACCCTGGTAGAAAACGATGAAGAAAAAGCCAGAGAAATAGTTAAGAAAATCTACTCTAAGACCGGAAGAGCCTACATAATCGGAATCACAGGTCCTCCGGGCTCTGGAAAATCAACACTTGTTGATAAGCTTATTAAAAAAGCTAGGGATGAGGGCAATATAGTTGGAGTTATTGCAATAGATCCCACTTCTCCCTTTACTGGTGGTGCACTTCTTGGAGATAGAATAAGAATGCAAAGACACTCTACAGACCCGGGGGTTTTCATAAGAAGCATGGCCACTAGAGGTTCTCTTGGAGGCCTTGCCAAGGCTACAAATGATGCAATAAAAATACTCGACGCTTATGGTTGTGATATTATTTTTGTAGAAACCGTTGGCGTTGGTCAGATAGAAGTGGATATTGTAAAGACTGCTGATACAGTGGTTTTGGTAACCGTTCCGGGATTGGGGGATGATATCCAAGCAATAAAAGCGGGCCTTATGGAAATAGCGGATATATTTGTAGTCAATAAGGCCGATAAAGAGGGTGCAGAGGCTACAATGTTCGAGCTTGAACTCATGCTTGATTTAGAAAAAGATAAATGGCAAAAGAGCGGATGGAGGCCACCGGTAGTTTCGACGATTGCTTTTACTAACAAAGGAGTTGACGAGCTCTGGGGAGCAATTAACGAACACAGAGAGTTCTTATTGAACAGCGGTAAGATTGAGGAGAAGAGGAAGTTTAGAGTAGGGGAAGAAATTAAGGCTATTGTTTCTAGCAAAATCGCGAGAAAAATTGGAGAGAAAATGGGAGAAGATGACATAGCAGTTCTAATTGAAATGATTGCTAAAAGGGAAATTGATCCTTACTCTGCTGCGGACCTTGTATTGGAAAAAGCCTTGGGGGTGAAAGTATGA